Below is a genomic region from Borreliella burgdorferi B31.
ATATTTCTCTTATTTTAAACCTTAGGACTTGACTTTCTTATAAATAGTAATTAACTTATCAATAGCTGTAATCATAGTATCTACTTCGCTTCCTTTTTTATTACTAGCAAATATAAAAGCTAGCTCAAATAAATTCATTAATAATAAATGTAAAATTAAAAGCATACGTTTAAAATATCTTAAAAAAGAAATATAATGTATTCCATTTAAAATGGAAATGTTTTTTTATGAAAAATATATGGTGGAAAACATATACACTTATTTAGAACTAAATGCCATTGAAATTATTACTTTAAAGGACATAAAAAAAAGTCTTTATGAGTTTTATAAGTTACTATCAGATATGGAAACCGATATAAACCCTTTATCTTTATTGTTTCCAATTAAAAGTCATGACATTTTGAATGAGTTCTTGTTTAGTTTAGGATCTAAAAGAGCTAAAGAATTAATTAAATTATTTTGTGAAATTAAGACAAATTTAGGAAATAATGTTTTTGAAAATGAGGTTTTCATA
It encodes:
- a CDS encoding P52 family lipoprotein, translated to MEMFFYEKYMVENIYTYLELNAIEIITLKDIKKSLYEFYKLLSDMETDINPLSLLFPIKSHDILNEFLFSLGSKRAKELIKLFCEIKTNLGNNVFENEVFIFYLSISDINFFKLLYLSCSNNVDNLNINIVYDESILIYQKFYHIKDSLESKLYD